TTCTGGGCTATGTCTCCCTTTTTCAATATTTCATCAAGATTTGCAGAAAGTATAATCGGGTTCTCCCGATCTTCCTCGTAGCCCCTGATGATTTTTATATCCGAATCCACAGCTACCCTGGTCGTGCCGCCTGCCTTGGATACAGCCGCCAGAAGATCATATGCATCCTTGAGCCTGTATATTCCCTGGGTTGCTACCTCTCCGAAGACATATACCCTCTCTCCGTAAGTTGGAAGCTCCGGGACCGTTACGAGATCGCCATCATCCATAACAACATTCTGACTTACATCCCCCTGGAACATTGCCTTGTACAGGTTGACTGTATAGCTTTTCCCACTTCTCACCACTTCCACACGCCTGAGATCCGCATTCGCAAATTCCTCACCTGAAATTGGTCCTCCTGCCATTACGATAAAGTCAAGTATTCTCGTTTTGCCCGTTAGAGGATACTTTCCGGGACCGGTACCAATACCGGCAATTGACGTATCAAGACGGTTAATCTGTCCGAACAGAAGGGCGGTTTTGCTTCTATACTCTTTAACCACAACATCAATCCTCGGATTTCTTATATATTTTTTAAGCGCATTCGTCAGTATTTCATCCACCTCATGGGAAGTATGTTCTGCTACTTGAATGTCGTCCATATAGGAATAGGATATCTTTCCATCCGGCCTGACTAAAGTGGTATACGGTACAGATTTGGCTCCCTCCCAGAAAGTAATGATTAGAACATCACCAGGGCCTATCTTGTACTCGGGAACACCCCGTCTCTCTGTAAACACACTGTTTTCCGTAACCTGGCTCATCCGGGCAACTTCTTTTTCCATCTCTTTTTTCCGCTGCATATC
This sequence is a window from Syntrophales bacterium. Protein-coding genes within it:
- a CDS encoding polysaccharide biosynthesis/export family protein; amino-acid sequence: MILKQVQDMILGDKKRLFTSASDLIKSLRGNGAMFCRTVNIILALFIGFSVMFISSCTFEARGIPVKEFRPTKAAEEADMQRKKEMEKEVARMSQVTENSVFTERRGVPEYKIGPGDVLIITFWEGAKSVPYTTLVRPDGKISYSYMDDIQVAEHTSHEVDEILTNALKKYIRNPRIDVVVKEYRSKTALLFGQINRLDTSIAGIGTGPGKYPLTGKTRILDFIVMAGGPISGEEFANADLRRVEVVRSGKSYTVNLYKAMFQGDVSQNVVMDDGDLVTVPELPTYGERVYVFGEVATQGIYRLKDAYDLLAAVSKAGGTTRVAVDSDIKIIRGYEEDRENPIILSANLDEILKKGDIAQNVSLQNGDVVYVPRTAIGDINEFILNTTPLLDYLLYPDKYRDAYFNPDTMLRFKKID